The Pseudomonadota bacterium region ATTTTGGCCTTATTGGTACGCACCACAGCTGCTTCAATACCATCTTTGGCAATCATAGAGTCTGCAACCACGCTAAATGATGGATGATCTTTACAGAAACTCGCCATACCCATGTTACCTCGAATAAAGTAAAGCACTTCTGTATTTTGCTCAGCACCAGTTAGGTTAGGCTTCACATTCTGCTTAGTAGGCTTAAGGCTTACTACATCAGCCAGAACACTTTCAATAAATGCGCCTTTATAGTGGCGGTATGTCATCATGCGGTTATGGTCATTCAAGGCAACCCAAACCGCTTCATCTGTGTCTTCCACATGGGCAAGTGGCAGGTTCCTATCAAAAAGGAACGGGGCAACAAATACACCATCCATACGAATATCAGCAGTAAGTTTAATCTCATACCCCATACGTTCAGCAAGTAGAATGTCGCAAGCTTCAATATGATCAAGTCCGCGTGGGTTACGCACAACGCCCTTCACAGATGAAAGAACTTGTTCACGCATCAAGTCAGCACGGCGTAGTGTAATCTTACCCATCGCACGCTCACGCACCACATCAACAGCCACATCATTCACTTCAGCGTAAAGCTCAACAGCATCATTAAAGCCAATGTTCTCATCCCTCATGTAACGAAGAAGAGTAGACGGTGCGCCACCAGGAATAAGGAAAATACGTTTAGAGCGAGATTCAATGTTCTTCGCATACTCGCGGCCATCACCCCAAACAGCACCTGAAATAATCAAAGAGGCACCTTTATCAATCACAATGTTCTTATAAGCTTCCCTTTCAGCACCCACAGCCGCAACATTAGTTGCAACAACAGAAAGGCCACTTTCAAGACCAGCCTTAATCACTTTGCCAGATTGCTTAGGGCTATTTAGCGCTTCAATAACAACATCAACACCACCATTTTCTAGAATCGCAGTATCTAGTTCCCCTTCTCCATCCCACACATATGCAAGTTCACGATCTTCTAGCTTCTCAAAGCCTTTTAGAAATTCATCTCTGTACTCTGATGTGGCGTAAAGGGCAACTGTTTTCAAAGGCTATTCTCCTGTACTGAGTAGTTGTTCACGTTTTTTAATAATATCTGAAATTTCATCCTGACTCACAGAATCACCATCTACTGTTGCGGTTGGTTTATCTTCAGGGATTTCTGGCACTGTATAAAGGGGTGGTGCATCAACTTTTGCGCAACCCACAACAGCAAACAAAACAACTAGAAGGCTATAACGCATTATTTCCACCCCCAGTTTGCTTCATCAGAAAGCAGCTTTCTCAGAAGTTTATTGTTCATGCCATGCCCAGGAAGGCGAACTTCAAACTTACCCGCAATCGGGTAACCTGCCATAAAGAAGTCGCCGAGGCAATCGAGTGCCTTATGACGTACAAGCTCATCATCAAAACGCACACCTTCGCTGTTAGAAACAGTACCGTCTTCCATAAGCACCAGTGCACAATCGAGAGAGCCGCCCTTAATTAGACCAAGGTCCTGCATATTTTTCACATCTTTTTCCATACAGAACGTACGTGCTTTTGCAATTTCCTTACGGAACTCGTACTCAGAGCCGTCATATTGACGCTGTGTTGGCTTTCCATATGGGTGCGGATAATCTACAAAAATATCGAGACTAAATTCAGCCGCAGGCTTAACACGTGCCATGCAGATACCCTCTTTAATAGAGATATCTTTCTTCACACGAATCACTTTTACAGGTTCATCAAATTTTTGAATACCGGCAGAATCAATCAACTCCACCCAAGGCTGAGAACTCCCGTCTAAAATTGGAAGCTCGGGGCCATCCACTTCAATCACAAGATTATCAATACCAAGGGCATAAAGAGCTGCCATAAGGTGCTCAACCGTAGAAACTGTTGTGTTGTGATCATTCTTAATCACTGTACAAAGGCGCGTTTCAGAAACAGCATCTGCACATACGTTAATAATACCGCTACCAGGAATCACATCTGTGCGGTTAAATGAAATACCATCAAATTCATCAGCAGGGCACAGCTTAACTGTACATTCTTTACCGCTGTGCAAGCCAACGCCAGAAAGGCTGACTGACTTTTTAAGTGTCGTTTGTTTTCTCATGGCAGTAAGTATACCCTTTTCACAGAGTTTATCACAGCAAAAAGGCCGCCCACTCTGGGGCGACCTCCTTACTTAAGCTTAGTTTGCTTGACGACGTAGAAACGCTGGGATTTCTAGATCATCAAACGCATCTTCTTCGCGCTCTTTCTGTTTTTCAGCAGCTTTTGCAGCAAAGTCGATTGTGCCAGAAACGTCTTCCTGAGCTGGCACAGCAGGAGCAATTGGTGCTTCTTCAGCTTTTACAGCCATATCAGCAGCAGGCTTTGCTTCTTCTTTTGTTTCAACAGCAGGCTTACCTAGACCAAAAGTCATAGAACGCTCACTTGGCGCACGGCGCATAGTCTGAGGAACACCAAGACCAGTTGCCACAACGCTCACACGGATCTTACCTTCCATAGCACTATCAAACGATGTACCAAAGATAATGTTTGCGTCTGGATCAACTTCTTCACGGATACGGTTTGCCGCTTCATCCACTTCGTAAAGTGTCATGTCAGGGCCACCAGTAATGTTAATAAGTACACCTTTTGCACCCGTCATGCTGATACCATCTAGAAGTGGGCTAGAAATTGCCATTTCAGATGCCATGATCGCGCGGTTTTCACCTTCAGCTTCACCTGTACCCATCATAGCCTGGCCCATTTCGCTCATCACAGTTTTGATGTCGTTGAAGTCAAGGTTGATAAAGCCAGGAACGATCATAAGATCAGTCACACCACGAACGCCCTTGTAAAGCACTTCGTCAGCCATCTTGAAAGCGTCCTGAAGAGTTGTGCGCTCAGTTGCGATACGGAAAAGGTTTTGGTTAGGAATAACGATAACAGTGTCAACGTAGCGTTGAAGCTCTTCAATACCAGCTTCGGCATTACGCATACGACGAGACCCTTCAAAAGAGAATGGCTTCGTCACAACAGCAACAGTAAGAATACCTTGCTCTTTTGCAGCCTTAGCAACAACAGGCGCCGCACCAGTACCGGTACCACCACCCATACCACCAGTCACAAACACCATGTGTGAACCGCGTAGCATTTCGCTAATTTCTTCGTAAGATTCTTCAGCAGCTGCCGCACCAATATCAGGGTTTGCACCAGCACCAAGACCTTCTGTCAGCTCTTTACCAAGACGAACATGACTTTCAGCAGGGTTATGAATCAGGGACTGAGCGTCCGTGTTTGCTGCAATAAAGTTTACACCTTGCAGATCAGATTCAATCATATTTTGAACAGCGTTACCGCCTGCTCCACCAACACCAACAACCGTAATTTTCGGCTGATGAGTCTCTTCCGTCGC contains the following coding sequences:
- the lpxC gene encoding UDP-3-O-acyl-N-acetylglucosamine deacetylase; translation: MRKQTTLKKSVSLSGVGLHSGKECTVKLCPADEFDGISFNRTDVIPGSGIINVCADAVSETRLCTVIKNDHNTTVSTVEHLMAALYALGIDNLVIEVDGPELPILDGSSQPWVELIDSAGIQKFDEPVKVIRVKKDISIKEGICMARVKPAAEFSLDIFVDYPHPYGKPTQRQYDGSEYEFRKEIAKARTFCMEKDVKNMQDLGLIKGGSLDCALVLMEDGTVSNSEGVRFDDELVRHKALDCLGDFFMAGYPIAGKFEVRLPGHGMNNKLLRKLLSDEANWGWK